A stretch of DNA from Enterococcus gilvus ATCC BAA-350:
CATCTCTCCTCTTGAATGTTCTATTTATTAAGCAAAAAACTCTTCTTCACTAACTTCCTTATTGGGTAACGGTGCGACGATCTGCATCGCCTCTCTGGCTGAAGCAATCAGTTGTTTCAACCGTTCTTCTGTTAATTGATCTCTATTTAAGATGACCTCTAATACTAAAGATAGATTAAATCCCGCGATGATTTGAACCTCTTTTCCGACACTCTCTAGCAACACTTTCTGATTCACGCTGCCGCCAAATAAATCTGTAAAGACGATGGCTGCTTCTCCATTCAAGGAACCAAAAAATTGCTGCAGTTGGTCATCGATCGAAGGTTCCTCCTCAACATAGGCGGATAAATAAGTGATCGTCTCGTTGGGAATAAATAATTCCAATGTACTTTTTAAGCCTTTAGCAAACTTTCCATGTGTAGCGATCGCAATCTTTGTCATGCTATCCCTCCTTCTCACTTTATTAAAAGCAATTCCTGTGCCAATAATTTGATCCCTGTAAAATCAAGCACTGTTAAGCACAAAAAAATAGTGCTTAACGAAACAAGCACTATTTTAAGCAGATATTAAAAATGCATTCTCAACAATTCATACATCAAAGACAGCTCATAATCATCGACCGAAATATTGTATTTCTTCTCCACCGCGTAAAAAATGTTTTTAGAAACGTCGTAAAATTCCTTTTTCTCCGTCCCTAACTCTTCTGGTAAATTTTCTTCTTCAGTATTCACCATCAAACGCTCGATCATCAAGGCAATGTGCATGGAAATATTCAGCAAGTCGCGACCTGCCAGCTTCAGCTCATAATACTGTTCATATTTTTCAACGATTTCCTGGACCTCCTGGATCACGATTTTAGGATTCAGGAATTGAAGACGCGCACCGATCCCCTCCAAGGTGAAGAATTGCAATAGCTGTTCTAGCAATGTGCTGCAGTTTTCTTCCGTTTCCCCATTTTGCATCAGAGAACGCTTCAGTTCATCCGCTCCAGTTTGCTCCATCACGTCATAAATATTTACTATCGACAGCCCTTCAAAAGACTCAATGTCGGTGGTCGTTAAAATCAATTGCGTATTTGAGAAATACTCCAGGTCATGGGAATTTAACGTATGCTTCAAATCTTTATAATCCATGGTGATGATCTCGGTTTCCTCATGCAAGCAGTGCGTCATGATCCGCTTGATCTCCTCAGACAATCCTACACCGGACATACAGGAAACAATGATGTTTTTATTTTGCGAAATGCCCTCATAATACTGAACATTCGTCAGCTCCTTGTAGCCCTCAGCCTTCGCCGCGATTTCTTTGAAGGATAGCTGCTGCTGCACCTTCAGGCCAATATCCAAAGCCATCGCTGTCGTTACATTATTGATCACCATCAAGTCTGCATCGGAATGCTTCTTGATTTCCTTATACATCTGGCTCAAGGACCCCATATCAAAAAGAAGAATGACCTCTTGATGCTGCTTGGTCTGTTTTTGGATAAACTTGGTTACCTCTGAAATGATCTGTTGGATGGAGGCATCGATCGGCATATCAAAGGCTTCAAATAAATAGTTCTGACAAAGATTGTTGACGACCGCTTGAATGCTGGATGCCATACTTCCATGGGATAGTAACAAACAAAGGAATGGGACCCTTTCGATCTCATGGGATTCCTCCCCAATCAAAATAAACAGAAATAAGCAAATCAGATAGTCGATGCCTTCTGAAGGTAGCGTCATTGAACTGCTTAACCCATCAATAAATTCACCAATCAAATAAAAAGATCGCGGGTATCGTTCCTTGACAAGCAGGATCACATCCGTCTTCAGCACTGGCTTTTCACTCGATTCAACAAACAGGTACAAGATCAATGCCGCTTGCTGCAGCGATTCTTCACTCAATGTTGAAAAAATACCATAGCGCCCACGATGCAGAACACTTTGATGTCGGAGCTTCTCCAGATAGCTCGCCACGATCAAGGTCGTTAAATCAGAATGATCCAACTGCCTTCGGATTTTTTTGATCTCCGTTTGAATCAAAAAGCGGCATTCGTTGATTTCTGTGATTTTTTCTGGAAGTAAAACAGCCTCCAGTAACTGCACCAAACGGTTCTCAAAGAAATGATCGATCGTCGAATCGCTATTCGTTTCATTTGAGATCTGGATCGTCCCTTCTTTTTCCGAACCGATAGTGATCGTCGTCTGTTCTTTTTGCTCCATAAAAGCGCGAGCACACTGAAGGCGAACACGATTTTTTAAATCTCCTAGATTCCCCTTATACGGACGGTTCACTAATTGAAACAATTCCGACAAACTAAGAGTGAAATGCTTTTCTAAATTTTTTGACTCTTCTATGAAATTACTTAAGGTAATCTTCAAGCGTTCATGAATGGGTCGCTCATGAAACGCTGGCAAATGAACGACCATCGGAACTCTGCGACGAAAAGTACGCAACAATGTGTCATCTAAAGATTCTGTCGTTGCGAAAATAAAACGCACATTCACTTGAATCGCTTGGTCCTTTTCTCCCAAGGGGTAATACTTCCCTAAATCTAATAAGGTGAATAACTTCTCTTGATTCTCACTATTCAAGCGATGCACCTCATCTAAAAAAAGGTAGCCGCCATCCGCCTGCTTTACCAATCCTTCGGTATCCTGATCTGCGCCCGTGAAGGCCCCTTTACGGTATCCAAATAAAACAGAAGAAAGCAGCTCGGGATTATTGGCGTAATCGGCACAATTCAACGTCACAAATCGCCCCGTCGTCTCGATGACTTCTTGACTGATCGCATAATCGTGGATCAATGTAGCCAGGTAACTCTTCCCCACTCCAGATTCGCCAGTGATCAAAACCGGGAAGCCTTTCGGTGGATAGGTTACTGCTGCTTTGCATTGATCGATCTCTTCCTTCAGGCTGCCTTCAGTCCCTATAAACGCCGAAAATGGATCAGCGGACGCTTTCTTTGGCAGCCAATAAACAGGACGCGTCCCATATTTGCTGACTAATCCCTCTTCCAAAAGCTGGGATAAATAAGTCGTTACGACATTTCTGCTCAAACCTGTACTTTCAGCGATCTCTGAAGTAGTGACTTGTTTCTGCTGTATAGACAGCTCTTCTAAATGATCGTAAATCACGTATCTTGAACGCTTCATTTCATCACCTCTGACCACTTTTTTCAGTAATGATCTTTCTCACTTTAACACTTCTTCTAGTTAAAAATTAAAAGACCCTTTAAAATCAATTAGAAGCAATCGAAAGAAAAATGTCAAGTGAAGTTCAAAATTTTCTCTGATCGAACCTCTCTGAAGGATTGATAATTGATTCTTAATTAGATATAATTTCCATATAGAAACTATTTAAGGAGTGTTTTACATGTCGAATCTAAAAGCGGCTTTGATCCAACTGCAATGTGAATTTGTCGCGGAGCGGAATCGTGTCAATCCTAACGGTCTTTCTTGGCTGCAATACGATATCTTGCATTTATTGCAGCAAAAAGGACCGGCCTCTCCTTCCCAATTATCTGAAAAATTGCAGATACGTCCCTCCAAATTTTCCAAAGCGGTCAAAGAGTTAAAGGAAAAACACTATGTCACGCAAACCATCAGCGAAGAGGATGGCCGTGGATTACGGACACAGATCTCCAACACTGGCTTGACTTTTCTTGATTCGATCGATGCAGGACATTCCGCGCTCTATGAAACGGCGATTGAACATCTTTCTCCCGAAGAACAGCGGTGTTTCACTCAGTTAGCGAATAAACTAAGCTCTGCTCTCGAACAGGAAAGGACGCGAAAGGAATGACAAAAGCCATCACGATTCATGGTGCCAGAAGCAACAATTTAAAGAATGTCTCTGTCTCCATTCCAAAAGGAAAAATCACCGTCGTTACAGGACTTTCCGGTTCAGGGAAATCTTCTCTTGTCTTTGATACTTTGGCTGCGGAGTCGCAGCGCTTATTGAATGAAACTTACTCTAGTTACATCCAGCAGCTTCTCCCCCACTATGAACGGCCCATCGTCGATCGCTTAGAGAATCTGCCCGTGTCCATCGTGATTGATCAAAAGAAAATCGGCGGAACTATTCGCTCAACGGTGGGAACGGCTACGGACATCTACGCGTCGCTGCGATTGCTTTATTCTCGAATCGCCCGCCCCTTTATCGGGTATTCCATGATCTACTCTTTTAACAATCCATCAGGGATGTGCCCGGTCTGTCAGGGAACCGGCGAGCAGCTTGTCTTTGATTACTCGCAGCTTCTTGATCTGGATCGCTCGTTAAACGAAGGCGCGATTCAATTTCCGACATTTCAACCGGGTGGCTGGCGGTTGACGCGTTATACAGAGTCAGGCTATTTTGATAATCAGAAAAAATTAAGTGAATTTTCTACTGCTGAGATGGAAAAATTACTTTACGATCCAGGCAGTAAGCCTGAGCATGCGTCAGAAAAATTTCCTAAGACGGGGCTCTATACTGGCGTGATCGACCGCATTCAAAAGACCATTATTGAAAAAGGGGCCAAACAATATCAGAAAGACATTGATCGGGTAACCACAACCACCGAGTGTCCAGAATGTCAGGGCTCTCGCGTCAATGAACGCGTGCGCTCAGCCAAGATAAATGGGGTTTCGATTGCGGAGTGCGTGAAGATGCCTATTCAGGATTTATTGAATTTTTTGAATACGATTGAAAGTGACCAAGTGGCGTCGATTTTGAAGGATTTAAGAAATCGTTTGGGGACCATGCTTTCGGTGGGATTGGATTATTTAACGTTAGGAAGAACGACTGGAACGTTATCTGGCGGTGAATCGCAGCGTTTGAAAATGACGAAACATTTGAATAGTTCTCTTTCTGATGTTCTCTATATTTTTGACGAGCCCAGTGTCGGTCTTCACCCTGAAGATATTCTCGGTATCAACAACATCTTTTTATCCTTGAAGAAAAAAGGCAATACGGTCGTTATAGTAGACCACGATCCCGACACGATCAAACTGGCGGATTTTATCGTTGAGCTCGGTCCTGGAGCCGGAAAAAATGGCGGAAATATCACGTTTCAAGGAGACTTTTTAACGTTTTTACATTCCGACACGGTCACAGCAAAAGTTTTTAAAAAGACTCATGTCTTTAATACAAAAAAACAAACGTATTCTGACTTTTTTACTTTAGAGGATGTGAGTGCCCATAATATCAACCACCAATCGGCTAAACTTCCGAAAGGAGCGTTGACCGCTGTTACGGGATTGGCAGGGTCTGGGAAAAGTACATTAATCCGAACGCTTTTCAAAAGGAAGTATCCTGAAGCTGTCAGTTTCGATCAAACGCCTATTAGAGGAAGCAACCGGTCGAATGTATTGACCTATCTTGGGGTATTCGACACGATCCGACAGTCTTATGCAAAAATCTCTGGACGGTCTGCTTCCCTTTTTACCTTTAACGGCGCTGGTGCGTGCCCTGAATGTAAAGGAAAAGGCTATATCACTTACGATCTGGCGTATATGGGAGATGTTCGACAGGAATGTGAGAAATGCCAGGGAAAAAGATACAATCAAGAAGCGCTGTCCTACCGTTGGCAAGGGTACACGATCGATGAGCTATTTCAATTGACTGTTTCAGAAGCAGAACAACGCCTCTCGATCCCCGAGCTTTCCTCTTGCTTGAGGGTTCTGAGTGAAGCAAATTTGGGGTATATGACTTTAGGTCAAAGCTTGGATACGTTGTCAGGCGGGGAACGCCAACGTTTGAAGATCGCGGCGATGTTGTTGAAGCAGAAGGCAGCGGATTCCTCGATTTTTATTTTTGATGAACCCAGCACAGGGCTTCATGAAGAGGACATCACTCATTTACTGACGCTTCTAAACAAACTAAAGCACAATGGAAATACCGTGATCGTTTTAGAACACACGCTCTCCATCATCAGTCAGGCCGATTGGATCATTGATCTCGGTCCACGCGGCGGGACGAATGGCGGGCAGGTTCTTTTTCAAGGATACCCTTCTGACCTGTTGAATTGCGATCGTTCCTATACCGCCAAACATTTAAAAAACTATTTGAACCAATAAAAAAGCGAGGGTTGAATCGTCACTTAAAGTGATCTCAGCCCTCGTTTCGTTTATTTTTCTAATACATAATACTTTGCGTTACTTTGTTTTGTACTCTGTAAAACAAGGTTTGTTTGTGTTTCTGTTGGGTAATAATTGGCGGTGAGCACCGTTTTTCCGCCATTCACAAAGATTTCGCAGGTGGAGCGGTCAACGAAAAGAGCCAATTTCAACGATTCATTCACAGGGATTCTGCTTTCTCGTGTCTCTCCAAATTCTGGATCGAGGGGATACTGTGTTTTGCTGCGATCGAGTTGGAGCGTTCCTTTTGCCGTATCGTAGCTCAAAACGAGCGCCTGCTCACCAGTCGAATCCGAAAAGATGCGAATGCTTCCTTGACAGTCTGCCGGAATAGCTACTTGCAGCTCATAGGTATTGGTGGTTTCTGTGACATTTTTTACCATTGCCGCCAAATCAAGTACCTCTTCTGATTGCCGCAAATAAGTGGTTTCGATCACCGGGTATTGATAGAGTTTTCCTTCTCGGATCGTCAGCTCTTTTACCAGACTCAAGCTGTGTGCCCAACCTTCTTCAAAGGTCGGATAGTGCATTTCCGGCAAACCGATCCAGCCGACACTCAAACAACGGCCGTCTGGATCAGTAAACGCTTGTGTCGCGTAGAGGTCAAATCCCTCATCTAACACCCGCTGCGTTTGCGGATTTTTTAGTTCATTAGTGGATTCTAAGTAGTCTTCCGCCAAAATATACGTGTTTGGATAAATATTTTGATAATTCAAGCTCTTTTTGTCCAGTCCCTGCGGACACAGCAGCAAGAGCGTTTTCCCCTCTAGGAACAGCAGATTAGGACATTCCACCATAAAACCTAGATCTTCGTCAATTTTCATTGGTCCTTGATACTCCCACTCCGTCAACTCCTTACTGCTGAATACCAGCACTTCCCCTTTTTCAACGGTCGTCTGACCACCGATAATCATGAGATAGCCTTCTTTGTAACGGATGATCTGGGGATCTCGAAAATGAGCGGTGATTCCTGCAGGCGGCTGATCGATCAAGGGGTTCGATTCTTTCTCGATATTCCCATCCGCAGCCATCCAGGCACCTAATTGGTAGCTCTGGCGCTCCCATGCCTCATCGCGAACATTTCCTGTATAGGCCAAAAATAATTCTTCCCCCACGGGTATCCCGCTGCCAGAATAGGCCCCATGAGAATCATACGAGCTCGATGGCTCAATGGTGCCTTCTTCCGATTCCCAATGGATCAGATCCTTCGAAGCGACATGATGCCAAGACTTCAAGCCATGCACAGGGCCAAAGGGAAAGGACTGATAAAACAAGTGCCATTTCCCATTGAAAAAGCTGAACCCGTTTGGATCATTTAAAAGACCTGTTTCCGGTTGAACATGGTAATTCAGGCGCCAAGTGGATTGCTTGACGCAGGTTTCTACTTTTTTTATATAATCGTCGTCCCACTCTCGGTACGGGCGGTAACGCATTTCTTGTGTCCATTCCATCTGGCTGCTCCTACGATCCTAAAATTGGCAATACATAATCTTGGTTGTATTCCAATCCGGAGATTTTTTCTTTTGAATCGGTGATGATCACCATGACGGTTGCATCTTTGCCATGTTCAGCGATCATCTTCAAATTAATAGACCCGATCGCTTGCCCTTGTTCCACCCGTTCGCCTTCTTTGATCGTAAGTGTAAAGGGAGCTCCCTTCAATTCAACGGTATCGATTCCTAAATGAAGCAGTAATTCCATGCCGTCTTCTGTTACGAAGCCGATGGCGTGCTTCGTAGGCGCAATCATTTTTACGGTTCCAGAAATAGGCGCCTTGATTGTTTCTTTGTTTGGTAAAACTGCGAAGCCTTCCCCCATCATTTTGCTGGCGAATACTTGATCGTTCACCTCTGTAATAGGGATGATTTCTCCTTCAATGGGAGAATAGACTTTGACATTTTTCACGCTTCCTTGTGTTTTGGCGACTTTTTCAGTCGGTTCACTCTTTTTAATCACAATCACATTCGTCAAGATAAACGCTAATACAAAGGTCGCGATCCCGACGACGACATACGTGATCACCTGATACGGATCGTAGATATACATCAAGGGTGACAGTAATACGGCTAACCCATAACTATTGGCTTGAATCCCTAATAAGGAAAGAACCATTCCGCCGATTGCTGAACTTCCCAACATCACTAAGATCGCTTTCATTCCCGTGCGCATCACGACACCGAATAAGGCCGGTTCACTGACCCCAAGCATTTGAGTGATCGTCGCTGAGACCCCTGCTGTTTTAACAGAAGCATTTTTCGTTCGTAAAGCGATCGCCAAACACACCGCCGCATTCGCAAAACCATACATCGCGCAAACTGTGATCAATGGATTGAAGCCTGTCGTCGCGATCAGAGACGTTTCGATCATGATGAACATATGATGCATCCCTGTCATTACGGCGATCGGGTACAAGAAACCGATGATCAAACCGCCGATGCCAAATGGCAAATGCAAGAAGAGTTCAATGACCTTGACCGCCTGCCCTTCAAAGGCGTGAACGATCGGACCTAAGACGAATAACGCAACAAATACAGAAACCAAAATCACGACAAACGGCGTAAAGATCAGATCCATCGCATTCGGCATGACCTTACGTAGTTTTTTCTCAAGCGTTGCACCGATCATCCCGGTGATCAAGGCGGTCAAGATCGACCCTTGATATCCGACTAATGGGATCACCCCGAAAGCCATGATCGGTTCTGCTGTTCCGCCTGCGACCGCATAGGCATTCGGCAGAGCTGGAGACACCAGCATCAATCCAATCAAGAAACCAATGATCGGCAACCCGCCAAACTTCTTAAATGCCGACCAACAAATAAACGCCGTCAAGAAACCAAAAGCCGTATCTGTCAAAACAGTCACTGAGGCACTCAACCACTCTGGGATACTGTTTGGCGTCAGCCCCATCGCATGAAGAACGGTTTCATTAAATAGAACACCCTTTAATCCAAGAAAAAGGCCCGTCGCGCCAAGAATCGGGATGATTGGAACAAAGATATCCGCAATATTTCGTACGGCCCGTTGCAACGGAGACGAATCGTCTTTTGCCATTTGATCTTTGGATACTTCATCAAACGCGTAGATCGATTGCAACGCATCATACACTTTATTGACGATCCCTGTTCCTAAAATAATCTGGTATTGCCCAGCATTGTAAAAGACCCCTTTGACTTCTTCGACTTGCTCAACTTGGCTGTCATCAATAGCTTTGCGGTCCTTCACCTGCAAACGCAGACGGGTCGCGCAGTGCGTAGCAGAGACAATGTTGTCTTCTCCTACGACTGCGACAATTTTTTTAGCGATCTCTTGATAGTTTGTATTAGTCATGGTTTCCACCCTTTCTGATGACAACCGTCTGATACGGTTGCAGCATATATGTGCCCTCCGACTTCCTTAGCTCGGGGTAATTGTTCAACAACACATCACCTGAAGCGACGATTGTCTGCTCCTGATTGCTGAGATTGACAAACACTTGAATCGTTTCTTCGCCGATGCGTTCATAGCCTATGACCGCATCCGCCGTTTCCACTGGTGAGAAGGCGCCATAGATCAGTGTTTTACGATAAGCTGAGTGATTTCTCAACTGAATCATCTGTTGATAATAGGAAAAAATCGAGTCTGAATGATTCATTTGATCCGCCGCATTGACCGCTGCCTGATCCCCCGTCAATTTCAACCAAGCATTGCCTGATTTATTGAAGCCGGCATTTGTCGAAGCATCCCATTGGAACGGCGTCCGGTTGTTGTCTCTTGAACGCTGATTGACAAAGGTCAAGGCCTCTTTTTCAGAGAACCCTTCTAATAATGAGCGATGGTAATTATCGATGCTTGAGACATCATTGAAATCATCGATCGTTGTTCGCTGAAAGTTTTTCATGCCGATTTCCTGTCCTTGATAGATAAAGGGTGTGCCTCGTAAAAAGAAGAACAGTGTCCCTAAAGATTTAGCGCCAATCTCGTTTTGATACGTTTCATCCGTAATGTATTTCGATAAGGACCGCGGCTGATCATGATTTTCTAAAAAGTTTGCGCCCCACCCGCTTGACTGGATCGCCGACTGACTTTTGAATAGCAGCTCTTTTAGATCTTGCGGCTGCCAATTCGTTCGGCGGAACCATTCACTGCCATTTTCTACATCGATATCGGCATAATGAAAGTCAAAAATCATATTGAAATAGCCGTCTTCGCCAATGTACTGATCGTACTGCTCATAGGGAACACCTGGTGCCTCACCGACACTCACGCATTCATAATTTTGAAAGGTTTCACGATTGAGCTCTGCTAAAAATTTTTCGATTCCTGGACGATTTCTCGTTTTATTCTTCACGCTGCCTAACCCATCGCTGCCATCGACCGGGACATCGCCGTAATCTTGATCTTTTTTTACAAAGGTGATGGAATCAATCCGAAAACCTGCGATCCCTTTAGACAGCCACCAATTGATCATGTCATAAATTTCCTGCCTCAACACAGGATTTTCCCAATTTAAATCCGGTTGTCTTTTATCAAAGGTATGGAAGTAATAGGTATTTTCTTCATTTGGAACAGGCTCCCAAACACTGCCGCCGAAAATCGACCGCCAATTATTCGGCGGGTTGCCGTCTTTCCCCTTTTTAAAAATATAGTAGTCACGGTATGGACTCTCCGCATCTGCCAACGCCTGCTGGAACCATTCATGCTCATCCGAGGAATGGTTCACCACAAGATCCAGAATAAGCTTGATCCCTCTCGCTTTTGCTGCTTCGATCAGTTCCGTTAAGTCCGCCATCGTGCCAAATTCTTTTTGGATACCTTTATAATCAGCTATATCGTAGCCATTATCAACCATTGGCGAAGTAAAAATCGGACAAATCCACAACATGGTCACACCAAGCGCGTCTAAATAGTCCAGTTTTTGTGTGATCCCTTTGATGTCACCGATCCCATCTCCATCACTGTCATAAAAACTTTTCGGATAAATTTGATAAACGACTTCTTCCTTCCAGAAATTCTGAGCTTCCTTCTTCAACGGTGTATCCTTCAATATCATTTCCATGAATTTCTCTCCTTTTTGTGGTATCGATACCACATTTCTTTCAAAAAAATCTGCTTAGGCAGATTTCCGTATAATCAATTTTAATGCCAATTCTGTTTCATCAAGCTGATAGTCTTTTTCTTCCATTTTGGCGATCAGCCAATTCGTGGATTCTTTCCCTAATGCTTCTACAGGCTGCGCGATCGTTGTCAACGGTACGGCCAGCATTCCTGTGAAGGGTTGATTATCAAAGCCCATGATTGCTAAATCTTCCGGCACTCGTTTGCCCTTTTCGAGATAACGTTCCAAAATACCGCTCGCCACCTCATCACTACTAGTAAAAACAGCGTCGGGGCGGTGGTCTTCTGGTAAGGACAATAGCTTGTCCGCCACTCGCTTTCCGTCCTCGATCGTATGGACTTGCTTAAAGATCCAGTCGATTTTCATTGAAAGCTGATGGCTACTTAACGCCCGTTCAAATCCTTCGGTCCGCGAATTTCCGTGCCCGCCTCGCGTCAACGTCCCGCCTGTACAGTAGGCGATCTTTTGATACCCTTTTTTTATTAAATAATCCGTTGCTTCAAAGCTCGCAGCCTCCTGATCAGTGTAAACCTGCGGAAGATCCGATCCCGGGATTTGTTCATTGCAGAGAACGATGGGACCATACTCGCGATACGCTTCAATGATTTTGGGATCGCCTTCGATGGAACACATGATCAGGCCAGCGATCACCTGCTGCTTCAGCATCTCAAGCATGTTCGTCTCCGCTTTTTTATCGTCATACGTCTGCATCACCAGCACATTGTAGCCATGGGAACGGGCACTCTTTTCAATCGAATCGACCAAGTGGGAAAAAAATGGATTAACGATACGAGAAACTAAAATCCCGATCATCGTCCCCTTCTTTGAGCGCAATTGCGTCGCCACAGAACTCGGTGTATAATCCAGCTCCGCCATCGCGGATTGAATCCGTTTCCGTTTGTCTTCAGAAATATACGGGTGATTGTTTAAATATCTTGAAACAGTTGAAACAGATAAGCCTGCTTTCTTCGCTACATCTTTGATGGTTGCCAATGTCTCACCGCCTTGTGGTATCGATTTCACAATTATCATACGATGTTTGAAACCGTTTGTCAACTAGAAACTCGAAAAAAATCTCCCTATCTTTCCTTTTTTCCTTCACTCCTAAAATGTATCTAAACCATTTACTTTCCTTTATAATAGAAGCAACTGAAATGGCGTTCCAAAAAAAGCTGCAGAAAGTGGGTTGTAACTTTGAAAAAGGAAGAAGGTAGTTCGTTGGCGATCGGTTTATCTTTGGGGTTGCTGTATGGACTTTTATTCGATAATTTAGCTTTAGGACTAGGACTAGGTGTTGCTTTTGGCGCATCGGGGGTCTTTGTCTCGAAGAAAAGAAAAAAATAAGCGCTATAAAAAGAAGTGCACTCCGAAAATCGCTGCTTTCAGAGTGCACTCTTTTTTTGGTGTTTTTAATTTTCCTGTTCACGATTTTGGGCAAGTTTCTCCGCGAATTGTTGTAAAAACGGCTCATAATCAACCGTTGAAAAATCAGTCACATCAAATTCAACTAGCGTACCCAATTGGAAATGGTTGTATCCTCGTGCTTCAATGATTTCTTGAAAGGCTTCTTGCGTAATCAAGTCATCCGCTTGTGTCCGATCTGCTAACACATCGCCAAAGTGATAGTGTGTCATGATGTGGCTCAAGTGACGGCTTGGCTCAATATCCCGAATTTTTCTTCGGGACCAAAGTTCATCAAAGTCGGCGACTAAGCGAATCGTCACCACCTCATAGCCGTAACGCTGCGCTAAATCCTCTAAATTCCCTTTTTGTTTATCACTGAAGGGATATTCAGAGACTACAAGGCGTTTTCCTGCCTTCATATACAGATCCAAAGCACTGTAATAGAATGCCCACACCTTTTTTTCCAGTTCTTTTTTCTCAACCAAATTTTCAAAACCGATAGTATCAGCGAAGATTTCCTTGCCTTCATCTGGTGTGACTAGGAAAAAATCTCCTAGTACCCGGCGCATTTCGTTGATCAAATAGGATTTCCCAGTTGCTGGACTGCCAGCGATCAAGATCAGATACTTTTTCATTTATTTTTGCATCGCCAACGGACTGTTCACATTCATGAACAAACCGATTTTATGTTTGACGATTTCTTTCACCGCTAAGTTCGCTGGGATCACGTTATGACGAAGGGATTTGTTCACTTCCGTTTCCCCAAAGGATTCCTTCGCCACCTTCGTCCA
This window harbors:
- a CDS encoding PTS beta-glucoside transporter subunit IIBCA, encoding MTNTNYQEIAKKIVAVVGEDNIVSATHCATRLRLQVKDRKAIDDSQVEQVEEVKGVFYNAGQYQIILGTGIVNKVYDALQSIYAFDEVSKDQMAKDDSSPLQRAVRNIADIFVPIIPILGATGLFLGLKGVLFNETVLHAMGLTPNSIPEWLSASVTVLTDTAFGFLTAFICWSAFKKFGGLPIIGFLIGLMLVSPALPNAYAVAGGTAEPIMAFGVIPLVGYQGSILTALITGMIGATLEKKLRKVMPNAMDLIFTPFVVILVSVFVALFVLGPIVHAFEGQAVKVIELFLHLPFGIGGLIIGFLYPIAVMTGMHHMFIMIETSLIATTGFNPLITVCAMYGFANAAVCLAIALRTKNASVKTAGVSATITQMLGVSEPALFGVVMRTGMKAILVMLGSSAIGGMVLSLLGIQANSYGLAVLLSPLMYIYDPYQVITYVVVGIATFVLAFILTNVIVIKKSEPTEKVAKTQGSVKNVKVYSPIEGEIIPITEVNDQVFASKMMGEGFAVLPNKETIKAPISGTVKMIAPTKHAIGFVTEDGMELLLHLGIDTVELKGAPFTLTIKEGERVEQGQAIGSINLKMIAEHGKDATVMVIITDSKEKISGLEYNQDYVLPILGS
- a CDS encoding alpha-glucosidase; protein product: MEMILKDTPLKKEAQNFWKEEVVYQIYPKSFYDSDGDGIGDIKGITQKLDYLDALGVTMLWICPIFTSPMVDNGYDIADYKGIQKEFGTMADLTELIEAAKARGIKLILDLVVNHSSDEHEWFQQALADAESPYRDYYIFKKGKDGNPPNNWRSIFGGSVWEPVPNEENTYYFHTFDKRQPDLNWENPVLRQEIYDMINWWLSKGIAGFRIDSITFVKKDQDYGDVPVDGSDGLGSVKNKTRNRPGIEKFLAELNRETFQNYECVSVGEAPGVPYEQYDQYIGEDGYFNMIFDFHYADIDVENGSEWFRRTNWQPQDLKELLFKSQSAIQSSGWGANFLENHDQPRSLSKYITDETYQNEIGAKSLGTLFFFLRGTPFIYQGQEIGMKNFQRTTIDDFNDVSSIDNYHRSLLEGFSEKEALTFVNQRSRDNNRTPFQWDASTNAGFNKSGNAWLKLTGDQAAVNAADQMNHSDSIFSYYQQMIQLRNHSAYRKTLIYGAFSPVETADAVIGYERIGEETIQVFVNLSNQEQTIVASGDVLLNNYPELRKSEGTYMLQPYQTVVIRKGGNHD
- a CDS encoding LacI family DNA-binding transcriptional regulator, with translation MATIKDVAKKAGLSVSTVSRYLNNHPYISEDKRKRIQSAMAELDYTPSSVATQLRSKKGTMIGILVSRIVNPFFSHLVDSIEKSARSHGYNVLVMQTYDDKKAETNMLEMLKQQVIAGLIMCSIEGDPKIIEAYREYGPIVLCNEQIPGSDLPQVYTDQEAASFEATDYLIKKGYQKIAYCTGGTLTRGGHGNSRTEGFERALSSHQLSMKIDWIFKQVHTIEDGKRVADKLLSLPEDHRPDAVFTSSDEVASGILERYLEKGKRVPEDLAIMGFDNQPFTGMLAVPLTTIAQPVEALGKESTNWLIAKMEEKDYQLDETELALKLIIRKSA
- a CDS encoding AAA family ATPase, encoding MKKYLILIAGSPATGKSYLINEMRRVLGDFFLVTPDEGKEIFADTIGFENLVEKKELEKKVWAFYYSALDLYMKAGKRLVVSEYPFSDKQKGNLEDLAQRYGYEVVTIRLVADFDELWSRRKIRDIEPSRHLSHIMTHYHFGDVLADRTQADDLITQEAFQEIIEARGYNHFQLGTLVEFDVTDFSTVDYEPFLQQFAEKLAQNREQEN